The nucleotide window GTCGGCGCTGACCGCGCCCCTGTACGCCTGCCGGTCTCGGGCGACGTGCCCGCGGGCGCAGCGCCCGGCCCGCTCGCACCGGGCACCGCGATGCGCATCATGACCGGTGCCATGCTGCCCGAGGGAGCCGACGCGATCGTCCGGGTGGAGGACACGGACCAGGAGCCCGGCCAGGCGCCGCTGCCGCGGGAGGTTGAGGTCCGCGCCCGGGCCCGCGCCGGCCTCAACGTGCGCCGCGCGGGCGAGGACGTCGCCGTCGGAGATCCGGTGGCGAGGGTGGGCACGGTGCTGTCGGCGGCGGTCCTGTCCTCCCTGGCCTCGGTGGGCCTGTCCGACGTGCGGGCCCACCCGCGCCCACGCGTCGCCGTCGTCTCCACCGGTACGGAGCTGGTCGATGCCGGCACCCCCCTGGCGCCGGGCTCGGTCCCCGACTCCAACGGGCTGCTGCTCCAGGGCCTGCTCGCCGAGCACGGGGCCCTGACGGTGGCGGTCCTGCGCGTCGGCGACACCGCCGCGGACCTCGCCCGGGTGCTGCGCGAGGCGGCGGAGGCCGCGGACCTCGTGGTCACCTCCGGCGGCGTGTCCGCGGGCGCCTTCGACCCGTTCACCATGCTGGCCGCCTCCCACGAGCACTCCCGTGGCACGCACGTGTCCTTCGCGAAGGTCGCGATGCAGCCGGGCAAGCCGCAGGGGCACGGCACGGTGCTCGCGCAGGACGGCCGGCAGGTGCCCGTCATCATGCTTCCGGGCAACCCGGTGAGCGTGCTGGTGTCCTTCACGGTCTTCGTCGCCCCCGCGCTGGCGGTCCTGTCCGGCCACGGCCGCCGGGAGGTGGCCGCCTCGCTGGTGCCGGTTGCTGCGCGCGCGGCGGTGGGCTGGAGGGCGGCGGGCGAGCGCCGCCAGTACCTGCCGGCGCGCCTGGTGGCACCAGCGGACGGCGAGGGCCGGGACCTGCCGGACGCGCCCCCGTGGGTGGCGCCGGTGCACCGTCTGGGCTCCGGCTCACACCTGGTCGCCTCGCTCGGGTCCGCGCAGGCCCTCGCCGTCGTCGAGGCCCACACGCCCGCCGTCGAACCGGGCCAGGAGGTCGGCCTCCTCCTCCTGACGCACCCCGCCTCACCCCTGCCCACGTACCCGACCCGCGAACGGAGAGACCCGTGACTGACCCCTCTCAGATCCGCCTGACCCACCTGAATGAGGCCGGCGCCGCCTACATGGTGGACGTCACCGCCAAGCAACCGACCGTGCGCACCGCGAGCGCGAGCGCCTTCGTCCAGTGCTCTCCACTGGTGGTTGCGGCCCTGCGCGAGGGCCGCGTCCCCAAGGGTGATGTGCTGGCCGTGGCGCGGGTGGCGGGCATCGCAGCGGCGAAGAGGGTGCCGGACCTGTTGCCGCTGGCGCACGTCATCGGCGTGCACGGGTGCAGCGTCGACCTCACCGTCGAGGACGGGGGCGTGCGCATCGAGACGACGGTGCGCACGGCGGAGCGCACGGGGGTGGAGATGGAGGCGCTGACGGCCGCGACGGTGGCGGGCCTGGCGGTGGTGGACATGGTCAAGGGCGTGGATCGCTCGGTGTGTCTGCGCGAGGCGCGGGTGACGGCGAAGTCGGGGGGCCGCTCGGGTGACTGGGTCCGTCCGGCCGACGGCGAGGGCTGAGTCCGTGCACCGGGCAGGTTGCCCCGACCCGGCCTCGGCGGTCTCGTCCGCCGCTGGGGCGGGGGGTCTCGACGTCGTTGTGCTCGCGGGTGGGACGGGCGCGCGTCTGGGTGGGGCCTCCAAGCCCGACGTCGTGGCGCGCGGGGCCCGTCTCATCGACCACGTGCTCAGGGGTCTGGACG belongs to Actinomyces trachealis and includes:
- the glp gene encoding gephyrin-like molybdotransferase Glp, with amino-acid sequence MSSRRPTATEGPEMAHAPQMLSPEEYLDALLSTLAPLPAGQVPLADAHGLVLAQDLRARLPVPAWTNSAMDGYAVRAAQTVGADRAPVRLPVSGDVPAGAAPGPLAPGTAMRIMTGAMLPEGADAIVRVEDTDQEPGQAPLPREVEVRARARAGLNVRRAGEDVAVGDPVARVGTVLSAAVLSSLASVGLSDVRAHPRPRVAVVSTGTELVDAGTPLAPGSVPDSNGLLLQGLLAEHGALTVAVLRVGDTAADLARVLREAAEAADLVVTSGGVSAGAFDPFTMLAASHEHSRGTHVSFAKVAMQPGKPQGHGTVLAQDGRQVPVIMLPGNPVSVLVSFTVFVAPALAVLSGHGRREVAASLVPVAARAAVGWRAAGERRQYLPARLVAPADGEGRDLPDAPPWVAPVHRLGSGSHLVASLGSAQALAVVEAHTPAVEPGQEVGLLLLTHPASPLPTYPTRERRDP
- the moaC gene encoding cyclic pyranopterin monophosphate synthase MoaC — protein: MTDPSQIRLTHLNEAGAAYMVDVTAKQPTVRTASASAFVQCSPLVVAALREGRVPKGDVLAVARVAGIAAAKRVPDLLPLAHVIGVHGCSVDLTVEDGGVRIETTVRTAERTGVEMEALTAATVAGLAVVDMVKGVDRSVCLREARVTAKSGGRSGDWVRPADGEG